A genomic segment from Sorangium aterium encodes:
- a CDS encoding Fur family transcriptional regulator, with translation MAVMEREGSSASHVDQVALDRLRARLQAYMAKKGLRSTAQRRLIVDTFFSGAPHMTIEDLLAEVRAHDRGIGYATVYRTLKLLAECGVASERRFGDGLSRYELADDASAHHDHLICVNCGKIIEFEEPRIEALQEEIAAKYGFEVTWHKHEMYGVCADCRDGKDTTPDVS, from the coding sequence ATGGCCGTCATGGAGAGAGAGGGGAGCAGCGCCAGCCACGTCGACCAAGTTGCCCTCGACCGGCTACGCGCTCGCCTCCAGGCGTACATGGCCAAGAAGGGGCTGAGATCGACGGCGCAGCGCCGGCTGATCGTCGACACGTTCTTCTCCGGCGCCCCGCACATGACCATCGAGGACCTGCTCGCGGAGGTGCGCGCGCACGACCGAGGCATCGGGTACGCGACGGTGTACCGCACGCTCAAGCTGCTCGCGGAGTGCGGCGTGGCCTCCGAGCGCCGGTTCGGGGATGGCCTTAGCCGCTACGAGCTGGCGGACGACGCCAGCGCGCACCACGACCACCTGATCTGCGTCAACTGCGGGAAGATCATCGAGTTCGAGGAGCCGCGGATCGAGGCGCTCCAGGAAGAGATCGCCGCGAAGTACGGCTTCGAGGTGACCTGGCACAAGCACGAGATGTACGGCGTCTGCGCGGACTGCCGCGACGGCAAGGACACCACGCCCGACGTCTCGTAG
- the hrcA gene encoding heat-inducible transcriptional repressor HrcA, which translates to MSDLSNRSRKILFAAVTEFIATGDPVGSRTLARKYGLDLSAASIRNVLADLEEAGYLHQPHTSAGRIPTDRALRLFIDALVELRSLSPEQQAELSARFTEIYAGASDPLRETGRYLSELSGAAAVVAAPRAELRALAQLRFIPTKPGQLLAVLVFADGSVANRFISADEAINEGELTRIHNLLADVIEGRTLGEIRDLFARRLADERLQIDALRRRAFELGSKATADVTRRSEVVIEGQNRLIDLPEYADVDRLKKLMKALEEREELVDLLDRTLAAGAGEVTVFVGSEAGDLGGGQLSLVAAPYMENGRVAGTVGVLGPTRMDYAKVMPLVDATAAAMTEVRGKVK; encoded by the coding sequence ATGAGTGATCTTTCCAATCGATCTCGGAAGATCCTTTTCGCCGCGGTCACCGAGTTCATCGCAACGGGCGACCCAGTTGGCAGCAGGACGCTCGCCCGGAAGTACGGGCTGGATCTCTCGGCTGCTTCGATCCGCAACGTGCTCGCCGACCTCGAGGAGGCCGGGTACCTCCACCAGCCGCACACCTCTGCCGGGCGGATCCCGACCGATCGCGCGCTCCGGCTGTTCATCGACGCGCTCGTCGAGCTCCGGTCGCTGTCTCCCGAGCAGCAGGCCGAGCTGAGCGCCAGGTTCACCGAGATCTACGCGGGGGCGAGCGATCCGCTCCGCGAGACCGGGCGCTACCTCTCGGAGCTGTCCGGCGCCGCGGCGGTCGTGGCGGCGCCGCGGGCGGAGCTCCGCGCCCTCGCCCAGCTGCGCTTCATCCCGACCAAGCCCGGGCAGCTGCTCGCGGTGCTCGTCTTCGCCGACGGCTCGGTCGCGAACCGCTTCATCTCGGCCGACGAGGCGATCAACGAGGGCGAGCTCACCCGGATCCACAACCTGCTCGCCGACGTCATCGAGGGGCGCACGCTGGGCGAGATCCGGGACCTGTTCGCCCGCCGCCTCGCGGACGAGCGCCTCCAGATCGACGCGCTGAGGCGCCGCGCCTTCGAGCTCGGCAGCAAGGCGACGGCCGACGTGACCCGGCGGAGCGAGGTCGTCATCGAGGGGCAGAACCGCCTGATCGATCTGCCCGAGTACGCCGATGTCGATCGGCTCAAGAAGCTGATGAAGGCGCTCGAGGAGCGCGAGGAGCTCGTCGATCTGCTCGACCGGACGCTCGCCGCCGGCGCGGGTGAGGTCACCGTGTTCGTCGGCAGCGAGGCGGGCGATCTTGGCGGAGGCCAGCTCAGCCTCGTCGCCGCGCCGTACATGGAAAACGGCCGCGTCGCCGGGACCGTCGGCGTGCTCGGCCCGACGCGGATGGACTACGCGAAGGTCATGCCGCTGGTCGACGCCACGGCCGCGGCGATGACCGAGGTCCGCGGCAAGGTCAAGTAG
- a CDS encoding RluA family pseudouridine synthase: MPAELDRRPLDGAVRALAAVSWSDARRLIETGKVLVGSAVATSARRRVLSGEQIEVRLHAPRPETVRRRKLEGELVVYADASVVVVNKPAGVSTIPYGDEDPAEQAATLDALVREVLARRDRLRGRAPLGVVQRLDKGTSGLLVFARTLAAKKHLAQQLRVRAMHRQYLALAHGAVPRGTYRSYLVEDRGDGLRGSAREGRREGQLAVTHVEPIEVLRGPQEGAGAGGVTLVACRLETGRTHQIRIHLAEAGHPLVGETVYVRDYRGARIPAARLMLHAAELGFDHPADDRPMRFQAPPPPDFDDVLDRLREPQRKGAT, from the coding sequence GTGCCAGCCGAGCTGGATCGACGCCCGCTGGACGGGGCCGTCCGTGCGCTGGCCGCGGTCTCGTGGTCCGACGCGCGCCGCTTGATCGAGACCGGCAAGGTGCTGGTCGGGAGCGCGGTGGCGACGAGCGCCCGCCGGCGGGTGCTCAGCGGGGAGCAGATCGAGGTCCGCTTGCACGCGCCGAGGCCCGAGACCGTGCGGCGGCGCAAGCTCGAGGGCGAGCTCGTGGTCTACGCGGACGCGAGCGTCGTCGTGGTGAACAAGCCCGCCGGGGTGAGCACCATCCCGTACGGCGACGAGGATCCCGCGGAGCAGGCCGCGACCCTCGACGCGCTGGTGCGCGAGGTGCTGGCCAGGCGCGACCGCCTGCGCGGGCGCGCGCCGCTCGGCGTGGTGCAGCGCCTCGACAAGGGGACGAGCGGGCTGCTGGTCTTCGCGCGGACGCTCGCCGCGAAGAAGCACCTCGCGCAGCAGCTCCGCGTCCGCGCGATGCACCGGCAGTACCTGGCGCTCGCGCACGGCGCCGTCCCGCGCGGCACCTACCGCAGCTACCTCGTCGAGGATCGGGGCGACGGGCTGCGCGGCTCGGCGCGAGAGGGGCGGCGCGAGGGGCAGCTCGCGGTGACGCACGTGGAGCCGATCGAGGTGCTCCGAGGGCCGCAGGAGGGGGCCGGCGCCGGCGGCGTGACGCTCGTCGCGTGCCGGCTCGAGACGGGACGGACGCACCAGATCCGCATCCACCTCGCGGAGGCCGGGCACCCGCTCGTCGGCGAGACGGTCTACGTGCGGGACTACCGCGGGGCGAGGATCCCGGCCGCGCGGCTGATGCTCCACGCGGCCGAGCTCGGCTTCGACCACCCGGCCGACGACCGGCCGATGCGCTTCCAGGCGCCGCCGCCCCCGGACTTCGACGACGTGCTCGATCGGCTCCGCGAGCCGCAGCGGAAGGGCGCTACTTGA
- a CDS encoding response regulator transcription factor produces MASTLLAVDDSVTMRKVLEITFAGQDFRVVTASSADAALQKLKSDKPDLVIADVTLEPKNGYELCKAIKQASPATPVLILSSKQNPFDPAKGSGAQADDHMDKPFDTQQMIDKVKKLLASRGEAKPAAAAAPAAAAPAPARSPAAQPAAAQPAAAAQPAAAAQPAAASPLQRAKTLIYTPNAPATSAAPAQASVKTAPGGPANVPVTTTMAFSPTPVSGVPKTATGPAAVAATASAQVNGQMASKLEGLGLTSEQVEAVMALSRDVVERVVWEVVPVLAETIIKEEIARLTK; encoded by the coding sequence GTGGCCAGCACCCTTCTCGCCGTAGACGACAGCGTGACCATGCGCAAAGTGCTCGAAATCACCTTTGCGGGTCAGGATTTCCGCGTCGTGACGGCGAGCAGCGCCGACGCTGCGCTGCAGAAGCTCAAGAGCGATAAACCCGACCTGGTGATCGCCGACGTCACGCTCGAGCCGAAGAACGGCTACGAGCTGTGCAAGGCGATCAAGCAGGCCTCACCGGCGACGCCCGTCCTGATCCTGTCGTCCAAGCAGAACCCGTTCGACCCCGCGAAGGGATCGGGCGCGCAAGCGGACGATCACATGGACAAGCCGTTCGACACGCAGCAGATGATCGACAAGGTCAAGAAGCTGCTGGCGTCGCGCGGCGAAGCGAAGCCCGCCGCCGCAGCGGCCCCCGCTGCCGCGGCGCCTGCGCCCGCGCGCTCTCCTGCGGCGCAGCCCGCCGCCGCGCAGCCCGCGGCCGCCGCGCAGCCGGCAGCCGCCGCGCAGCCGGCGGCAGCGAGCCCGCTCCAGCGCGCGAAGACCCTCATCTACACGCCCAACGCGCCGGCCACGAGCGCTGCGCCGGCCCAGGCCTCCGTCAAGACGGCGCCCGGTGGCCCGGCGAACGTGCCGGTCACGACGACGATGGCCTTCTCGCCGACGCCGGTGTCCGGCGTGCCGAAGACCGCGACGGGGCCTGCCGCCGTCGCCGCGACCGCCTCCGCGCAGGTCAACGGCCAGATGGCGAGCAAGCTCGAGGGCCTCGGCCTCACCTCCGAGCAGGTGGAGGCCGTGATGGCGCTGTCCCGCGACGTCGTGGAGCGCGTCGTGTGGGAGGTCGTGCCGGTGCTCGCCGAGACGATCATCAAGGAAGAGATCGCGCGCCTGACGAAGTAG
- a CDS encoding ArnT family glycosyltransferase: MNDTHDKRSGAPADARDGTAAGDLESPSAPEPRAPSPDDRAAGGDGTVGMDGAAGDAEEARLVPQGNPLRWRGAAVSAAGALLTFVVMALAPQLRWGVPIGALGVAIAAIGLLDLLGTFDDRPERVATRVAIRDLLGPLALLGGGLVALFALIALSVAGFFSPSPLSSDGAPTLLSLAVPAVAVPVAFLTAVIGAFRFGERLGPCRVDEAGAPRPLGRRHGFWLVALVTLLYLPMLGSHSLTDPWETHYGEVAREILARNDWISLWWAQDGWFWSKPVLDFWMQALAMAAFGVRYRSGEMLSAAAEGRTPWPEWAVRLPVFALTLVAVYLLYKAVSRIFSRRAGLLAGLVLATMPQWFLVSHQTMTDMPFVATMAAAMALLLLGIHTDDAEEARVYEVDLGPLKVGLSAYHLVLGAILACALPQILYLLSRHVEIGLSPFGLHFRGDVFSSGSPGNCGLPGNEACRSVLPVLPGLQPALQALVWAQTLAIVLYASWGERRVQRLLFLAAWFFAALSTMAKGPAGFGLPVLCALGYVVVSRRYRDLLKMEIPVGLLVLACVALPWFVAMYARHGQPFTDRLLFHDMFKRAFTHVHDTNEGDDVSFRYYVWQLGYAMFPWTGLVPASLVWWLRRREGAAPGERGSADVRQGDASVFLAIWFLFGFALFSLMLTKFHHYILPAVPPAAMLTGILLDDMLRLDGRVGGLARRSSGASSPAQSARSAAVVSYERAMLGAIALGAALLVFLVGRDLATVREGQPSQARLLHLFTYNYKRPWPQSLDFSAALWAFTAAAAALCLLLMVARWRRQVVYALLALAVVFTAWGIDVYFVRTSPHWGQRETLLAYVRANQQIPGPLVAYQLNWKGENFYAGNRLAAFVSSGKKFQDYINEQKKKGLKTFYFVTEHGRTGSLSNELGSPRIFEKLTSIELNNKFVVVRATFE, encoded by the coding sequence ATGAACGACACACACGACAAACGCAGCGGTGCGCCCGCGGACGCCCGCGACGGGACGGCCGCGGGCGATCTGGAGAGCCCCAGCGCACCTGAGCCGCGCGCGCCTTCCCCTGACGACCGGGCTGCGGGGGGCGACGGCACGGTCGGGATGGACGGGGCCGCGGGCGACGCCGAGGAGGCTCGCCTCGTGCCGCAGGGCAACCCGCTCCGCTGGCGTGGCGCTGCCGTGTCCGCCGCGGGCGCCCTCCTCACGTTCGTCGTGATGGCGCTCGCGCCCCAGCTGCGCTGGGGTGTCCCGATCGGCGCGCTCGGCGTCGCCATCGCGGCGATCGGTCTGCTCGATCTGCTCGGCACGTTCGACGATCGGCCCGAGCGCGTCGCCACGCGCGTCGCGATCCGCGACCTCCTCGGCCCGCTCGCGCTGCTCGGGGGCGGGCTCGTCGCGCTCTTCGCCCTGATCGCGTTGAGCGTCGCTGGCTTCTTCTCGCCGAGCCCTCTCTCGTCGGACGGCGCGCCGACGCTGCTCTCGCTGGCGGTGCCCGCGGTCGCCGTCCCTGTCGCGTTTCTCACGGCGGTCATCGGCGCGTTCCGGTTCGGCGAGCGCCTCGGTCCCTGCCGCGTCGACGAGGCGGGAGCGCCGCGCCCTCTCGGCCGGCGGCACGGCTTCTGGCTCGTCGCCCTCGTCACGCTGCTCTACCTGCCCATGCTCGGGAGCCACTCGCTCACCGATCCCTGGGAGACGCACTACGGCGAGGTCGCGCGCGAGATCCTCGCCAGGAACGACTGGATCTCCCTGTGGTGGGCGCAGGACGGCTGGTTCTGGTCGAAGCCGGTGCTCGACTTCTGGATGCAGGCGCTCGCGATGGCCGCGTTCGGCGTCCGCTACCGGTCGGGCGAGATGCTCTCGGCGGCCGCCGAGGGGCGCACCCCGTGGCCCGAGTGGGCCGTCAGGCTCCCCGTCTTCGCGCTGACGCTCGTCGCCGTTTACCTCCTCTACAAGGCCGTCTCGCGCATCTTCAGCCGCCGCGCCGGGCTGCTTGCGGGGCTCGTCCTCGCCACGATGCCGCAGTGGTTCCTGGTCTCCCACCAGACCATGACCGACATGCCCTTCGTCGCGACGATGGCCGCGGCGATGGCGCTCCTCCTGCTCGGCATCCACACCGACGACGCGGAGGAGGCGCGCGTCTACGAGGTGGATCTCGGCCCGCTCAAGGTGGGCCTCTCGGCCTATCACCTCGTGCTGGGGGCGATCCTCGCCTGCGCGCTGCCGCAGATCCTCTACCTGCTCTCGCGTCACGTCGAGATCGGCCTCTCGCCCTTCGGCCTCCACTTCCGCGGCGACGTCTTCAGCTCGGGCTCACCGGGCAACTGCGGTCTCCCCGGCAACGAGGCCTGCCGGTCGGTGCTGCCCGTGCTCCCCGGCCTTCAGCCTGCGCTCCAGGCGCTCGTCTGGGCGCAGACGCTCGCGATCGTCCTGTACGCCAGCTGGGGCGAGCGGCGCGTCCAGCGGCTCCTCTTCCTCGCGGCGTGGTTCTTCGCTGCCCTGTCCACGATGGCCAAGGGGCCGGCGGGCTTCGGGCTCCCGGTGCTCTGCGCGCTCGGCTACGTCGTCGTTTCCCGCCGGTACCGCGACCTGCTCAAGATGGAGATCCCCGTCGGGCTGCTCGTGCTCGCGTGCGTCGCGCTGCCGTGGTTCGTGGCGATGTACGCGCGGCATGGCCAGCCGTTCACCGACAGGCTCCTGTTCCACGACATGTTCAAGCGCGCCTTCACCCACGTCCACGACACGAACGAGGGCGACGACGTGAGCTTCCGCTATTACGTGTGGCAGCTCGGCTACGCGATGTTCCCGTGGACCGGGCTCGTGCCCGCGTCGCTCGTGTGGTGGCTCAGGCGGCGCGAGGGCGCGGCGCCGGGGGAGCGCGGCTCGGCCGACGTCCGCCAGGGCGACGCCTCGGTGTTCCTGGCGATATGGTTCCTCTTCGGCTTCGCGCTGTTCTCCCTGATGCTGACGAAGTTCCATCACTACATCCTGCCGGCCGTCCCGCCGGCGGCGATGCTCACGGGGATCCTGCTCGACGACATGCTGCGCCTCGATGGCCGCGTGGGAGGGCTCGCGCGCCGCTCGAGCGGCGCCTCCTCGCCGGCGCAATCGGCGCGCTCCGCCGCGGTGGTCAGCTACGAGCGCGCGATGCTCGGCGCCATCGCGCTCGGCGCTGCGCTCCTCGTGTTCCTCGTCGGGCGCGATCTCGCGACGGTGCGCGAGGGACAGCCGAGCCAGGCCAGGCTGCTGCACCTGTTCACGTACAATTACAAGCGCCCCTGGCCGCAGTCGCTCGACTTCTCGGCGGCCCTGTGGGCCTTCACCGCCGCCGCGGCTGCCCTGTGCTTGCTGCTGATGGTCGCGCGCTGGCGCCGCCAGGTCGTCTACGCGCTCCTGGCGCTCGCCGTCGTGTTCACGGCGTGGGGCATCGACGTGTACTTCGTGCGGACGTCGCCGCACTGGGGGCAACGCGAGACGCTGCTCGCCTACGTGCGCGCGAATCAGCAGATCCCAGGGCCGCTCGTCGCTTACCAGCTGAACTGGAAGGGCGAGAACTTCTATGCCGGCAACCGGCTGGCGGCCTTCGTGTCGAGCGGAAAGAAGTTCCAGGACTACATCAATGAGCAGAAGAAGAAGGGCTTGAAGACCTTCTACTTCGTCACCGAACACGGGCGCACGGGCTCTTTGTCGAACGAGCTCGGCAGCCCTCGCATCTTCGAGAAGCTCACTTCCATCGAGCTCAACAACAAGTTCGTCGTGGTGCGAGCGACGTTCGAGTGA
- the cobA gene encoding uroporphyrinogen-III C-methyltransferase — MFPRRNDPSEESPGAAAAGAMNDGAPGAARPGIVYLVGAGPGDPGLLTLRGAELLATADVVLHDELVHTALLDRVREGADVRSVGKRGGDRVVKDAKQAEIDAELVALGLAGRSVVRLKGGDPFLFGRGSEEAEALARAGVPFEVVPGVCSPLGATAYAGISLTHRHIASSVMIVSGVTRAGRSFDWSELASVRGTICVLMGMQALDAVVAGLMGPGRRDPATPAAAIQWGTRADQRVVSSRLDELPRRVGEAGIESPAVIVVGAVTGLRDTLRWFDRKPLFGKRVLVTRPRHQARSTSRLVRLRGGEAVELPTIEIHPPPDPARVTEAVRSLSGYHAVVFTSENGVACFFKEFERLGLDARAFGPARLAAIGVGTAAALAARGVRADIVPREFRGEELAEAILADPALAERRAASPRVRVLLARALVAREVLPERLRAAGCEVDVVPVYETRPASAGRREELLRALSAGEIDVVLLTSSSTVDSLCDLLGEGAAARLDRVLLASIGPITTATAEKRGLRVGVTAEVSTTAGLLDALDRHFTALQAAPGSARSG; from the coding sequence GTGTTTCCGAGGCGTAACGATCCTTCCGAGGAGAGCCCCGGCGCGGCGGCCGCGGGGGCGATGAACGACGGAGCGCCGGGCGCGGCCAGGCCAGGCATCGTGTACCTGGTCGGCGCCGGCCCGGGGGATCCGGGGCTCCTCACGCTGCGCGGCGCGGAGCTCCTCGCCACGGCCGACGTCGTGCTGCACGACGAGCTCGTCCACACCGCGCTGCTCGACCGCGTGCGGGAGGGCGCCGACGTGCGCTCGGTCGGCAAGCGCGGCGGCGATCGGGTGGTGAAGGACGCGAAGCAGGCGGAGATCGACGCAGAGCTCGTCGCGCTCGGCCTCGCGGGCCGCAGCGTCGTTCGCTTGAAGGGCGGCGATCCGTTCCTCTTCGGGCGTGGCTCGGAGGAAGCGGAGGCGCTCGCGCGGGCCGGGGTGCCGTTCGAGGTGGTTCCGGGCGTCTGCTCTCCGCTCGGCGCGACGGCCTACGCCGGCATCTCGCTGACGCACAGGCACATCGCCTCCAGCGTGATGATCGTCAGCGGCGTCACCCGGGCTGGCAGATCCTTCGACTGGAGCGAGCTCGCCTCGGTCCGCGGGACCATCTGCGTCCTGATGGGCATGCAGGCCCTCGACGCGGTGGTCGCGGGGCTGATGGGGCCGGGGCGCCGCGATCCCGCGACGCCGGCGGCGGCGATCCAGTGGGGTACGCGGGCCGACCAGCGCGTCGTCTCGAGCCGCCTCGACGAGCTGCCTCGCCGCGTGGGGGAGGCAGGGATCGAGAGCCCCGCGGTCATCGTCGTGGGCGCCGTCACGGGCCTGCGCGACACGCTCCGCTGGTTCGATCGGAAGCCGCTCTTCGGCAAGCGGGTGCTCGTGACCCGGCCGCGTCACCAGGCGCGCTCGACGTCGAGGCTGGTGCGCCTCCGCGGCGGCGAGGCGGTGGAGCTGCCGACCATCGAGATCCACCCGCCCCCCGACCCCGCGCGGGTCACCGAGGCTGTCCGCAGCCTCTCCGGTTACCACGCCGTCGTCTTCACGAGCGAGAACGGGGTGGCCTGCTTCTTCAAGGAGTTCGAGCGGCTCGGCCTGGACGCGCGCGCCTTCGGCCCTGCGCGCCTCGCCGCGATCGGCGTCGGGACCGCCGCCGCGCTCGCCGCGCGCGGCGTCCGCGCCGACATCGTCCCGCGGGAATTCCGCGGCGAGGAGCTCGCGGAGGCCATCCTCGCCGACCCCGCGCTGGCCGAACGCCGGGCGGCGTCCCCTCGAGTCCGCGTGCTCCTCGCGCGCGCGCTTGTCGCCCGCGAGGTGCTCCCCGAGCGCCTCCGCGCCGCCGGTTGCGAGGTCGATGTCGTGCCTGTCTACGAGACCCGCCCTGCGTCGGCCGGTCGCCGCGAAGAGCTGCTCCGGGCGCTCTCGGCGGGCGAGATCGACGTCGTGCTGCTCACCTCGAGCAGCACCGTCGACAGCCTCTGCGATCTCCTCGGCGAGGGCGCCGCAGCGCGCCTCGACCGCGTTCTCCTCGCGAGCATCGGGCCGATCACGACCGCGACCGCCGAGAAGCGGGGGCTCCGGGTCGGCGTGACCGCCGAGGTGAGCACCACAGCAGGTCTCCTGGACGCGCTGGATCGACATTTCACTGCATTGCAAGCTGCCCCTGGGAGCGCCAGGAGCGGATGA
- a CDS encoding DUF4339 domain-containing protein, with translation MRSVKLVEELLSSERGFPDRWYVTNGERSVGPVKLDQLARGIESGVVPLDSFVRNEAWTVWCPLSDIATVTVAATATPAEQPEDGSEADEDDDTLPLSSQQTPQPMTSRPGPAARSAARSGAAHR, from the coding sequence ATGAGATCTGTGAAACTGGTCGAGGAGCTGCTGAGCTCGGAGCGCGGCTTTCCGGACCGATGGTACGTCACCAACGGGGAGCGCTCGGTCGGGCCGGTCAAGCTCGACCAGCTCGCGCGCGGAATCGAGAGCGGAGTGGTCCCCCTCGATAGCTTCGTCCGCAATGAGGCATGGACCGTGTGGTGCCCGCTGTCCGACATTGCAACGGTCACGGTCGCCGCCACGGCGACGCCTGCGGAACAGCCGGAGGACGGCTCGGAAGCGGATGAGGACGACGACACGCTGCCACTTTCGTCCCAGCAGACTCCCCAGCCGATGACGTCGCGTCCCGGCCCGGCGGCGCGCTCGGCCGCGCGCTCTGGAGCGGCCCACCGCTGA
- the hemB gene encoding porphobilinogen synthase, with the protein MFPTKRPRRLRRSPALRALVRETTLHPGDFILPLFFNEALDAPRPVGTMPGVSQLPVSAAAAQARLCKELGIGGTILFGLPRIKDASGTSAYDPDGPVPRAVKAMKEAVPELLVITDVCVDEYTDHGHCGLLRQDASGAVDVDNDATLEVLARAAVVHAKAGADVVAPSDMMDGRVAAIRRALDAESLTGTAILSYAVKYASGFYGPFREAADCAPKFGDRAGYQMDPGNAREGLREAALDEEEGADMLMVKPALAYLDVIARVREVTTLPLGAYNVSGEYAMIKAAAERGMIDEKRAVIELLTSIRRAGADFILTYHALDAARWLG; encoded by the coding sequence GTGTTCCCCACGAAGAGACCGCGCCGGCTCCGTCGCTCGCCCGCCCTCCGCGCCCTGGTGCGCGAGACGACCCTCCATCCGGGAGATTTCATCCTCCCCCTCTTCTTCAACGAGGCGCTCGACGCGCCTCGGCCGGTCGGGACGATGCCGGGCGTCTCGCAGCTTCCCGTGAGCGCCGCGGCAGCGCAGGCGCGGCTCTGCAAGGAGCTCGGCATCGGCGGGACGATCCTGTTCGGGCTCCCGCGCATCAAGGATGCGTCGGGCACGAGCGCTTACGATCCGGACGGGCCCGTGCCGCGCGCCGTGAAGGCGATGAAGGAGGCCGTGCCGGAGCTGCTCGTGATCACCGACGTGTGCGTGGACGAGTACACCGATCACGGCCACTGCGGCCTGCTCCGGCAGGACGCGTCCGGGGCGGTGGACGTCGACAACGACGCGACGCTGGAGGTGCTCGCGCGGGCGGCGGTGGTCCACGCCAAGGCGGGGGCCGACGTGGTCGCGCCGAGCGACATGATGGACGGCCGCGTCGCCGCGATCCGGCGCGCCCTCGACGCCGAGTCGCTGACGGGGACGGCGATCCTCTCCTACGCCGTGAAGTACGCGTCCGGCTTTTACGGGCCGTTCCGCGAGGCGGCCGACTGTGCGCCCAAGTTCGGCGACCGGGCGGGCTACCAGATGGACCCCGGGAACGCCCGCGAAGGCCTGCGCGAGGCGGCGCTCGACGAGGAAGAGGGGGCCGACATGCTCATGGTCAAGCCCGCGCTCGCGTACCTCGACGTCATCGCGCGCGTGCGCGAGGTGACGACGCTCCCGCTCGGCGCGTACAACGTCAGCGGCGAGTACGCGATGATCAAGGCGGCCGCGGAGCGCGGCATGATCGACGAGAAGCGCGCCGTGATCGAGCTGCTGACGTCGATCCGGCGCGCCGGGGCGGACTTCATCCTCACCTACCACGCGCTCGACGCCGCGCGCTGGCTCGGCTGA